In Populus nigra chromosome 1, ddPopNigr1.1, whole genome shotgun sequence, one genomic interval encodes:
- the LOC133695554 gene encoding probable WRKY transcription factor 40: protein MDNSSWVDTSLDLNINPLRVKSDAPVDAESTFRVPRKMKPTFMFQTKPSAKEETGAIEEELNRVNEENRKLTEMLTVMCDNYNALRNQLMDCMCKNGEKELHGPSKKRKSASSNNNDNNIAMNGNSESSSTDEELSKKPREEVIKAKTSRAYVKTEAGDKSLIVKDGYQWRKYGQKVTRDNPSPRAYFKCSFAPSCPVKKKVQRSIDDQSVLVATYEGEHNHPHPSMEATSGSSHGLTLGSVPCSASLASSGKTNITLDLTNSKSSNDAKSSKPKTDAPEVRQFLVEQMASSLTKDPNFTAALAAAISGRMLQQNHTKW from the exons ATGGATAACTCATCCTGGGTTGATACTTCTTTGGATCTTAATATTAATCCGCTAAGAGTGAAAAGTGATGCTCCAGTTGATGCAGAAAGTACTTTTCGGGtaccaagaaaaatgaaacccaCTTTCATGTTCCAGACCAAGCCTTCAGCGAAAGAAGAG ACTGGAGCCATAGAAGAGGAATTGAACCGAGTGAACGAAGAAAACAGGAAGCTCACTGAAATGCTAACTGTGATGTGTGATAACTACAATGCTTTAAGAAACCAGTTGATGGATTGCATGTGcaagaatggagaaaaggagcTTCATGGCccatcaaagaaaagaaagtctgcaagcagcaacaacaacgATAATAACATTGCAATGAATGGGAACTCTGAGAGTAGCTCAACCGATGAAGAACTGTCCAAGAAACCAAGGGAAGAAGTCATCAAAGCTAAGACTTCCAGGGCTTATGTCAAGACTGAAGCGGGTGATAAAAGCCTT ATCGTGAAAGATGGATATCAATGGAGGAAATATGGCCAAAAGGTCACAAGAGATAACCCTTCTCCAAGAGCTTACTTCAAATGCTCTTTTGCTCCAAGCTGCCCTGTCAAGAAGAAG GTTCAAAGGAGCATTGACGACCAATCTGTTCTGGTGGCAACTTATGAAGGAGAGCACAACCATCCACACCCCTCAATGGAGGCAACATCAGGTTCAAGCCATGGTCTAACACTCGGTTCAGTACCCTGCTCCGCTTCTCTAGCCTCATCTGGGAAAACCAATATTACTCTCGATCTCACAAATTCTAAGTCCAGCAATGATGCCAAAagttcaaaaccaaaaactgATGCACCTGAAGTCCGGCAATTCTTGGTGGAACAGATGGCCTCTTCGTTGACGAAAGATCCCAATTTCACAGCAGCACTGGCCGCAGCAATCTCAGGAAGAATGTTGCAGCAAAATCACACTAAGTGGTGA